The DNA segment CATCAATTTCGTGGATCAGTCCCGCCAGTGGACCAAGGCTTGTGTGGGCGCCGAGCGCGACAGCAAGCCTCTGTCCGAATCCATGTGTGCCTGGACCATCTTGCAAGACGCCCCACTCGTAGTCGAGAACGCCCGACTCGATCGTCGCTTTAGCCACATGCAGCTCGTGACCGGTGAAGCGTCTTTGCAGATGTATGCCGGGGTGCCCTTGACTACCCCCTCAGGCCACCGCATCGGCACGCTGTGTGTCACCGATAATCAGTGCCACCCGCTGGGCGACGAAGACATCCAGGCCCTGCAGGACCTTGCCGCGCTGGTGATGACCGAGCTGGAGCTGCGCGCGGCCAATCAGGAATTGCAGCGCGACTTGCAGGCCGCGAGCTGTCAGAGCGAGGAACTGCGCCGCACCCTGGCGCAGGCCAAGACCCTTGAAGGCGTCTCGGCACTGACCGATCTCCAGCTGCCCCCCGAGGAAATGATGCTGGCCGCAGCGGCCTTGCTGAGTGACGCCGTGGCCAGCGACCTGACCAGCCTGCTGTTATTTGACGGCCCCGTTCTGCGCGCACAGGCTGCCCACACTCACTCCCGGCTCTCGCCGGCCCAACGGCGATACCTGGAGCTTGCGGTGGCCGCGCTGCCGAACTTGGCCGCTGGCTTTACCTGGTCGGTGCGTGACGCGGCGGTGCCGGTGTACGTCAACGATTACGCGGCGCACCCCCACGCCCAGGCCGAGATGGTGGCGGGCGGCGTGACCCAGGTCGCCTGGGTCCCGTTGGGGACGCGCAGCGGCGTGACGTCCGGCCTGATGTCTGTCCGGCTCGGGGACCACCCGGTGGCGCGGTGGCGCAGCGGCGATTGCGCCCTGCTGGAAGCGGCGGGGCGGACCATTCGCAGCGCGCTGGACCGCTGGCTGCTGACCGAGTTGGCCTCGCAGCAGGCCCGGCAAGACGTCCTGACCGGCGCCCTGAATCGCCGCGCCTTTGAAGAAGATTTCCCGGTGCGGCCAGCCCCGTTCAGTCTGGCACTCTTGGACCTGGACGGCTTTAAGGCCATCAATGACCGCGAGGGCCACAGCCAGGGCGACAAGGTGCTGCGCGTCTTTGCCGAGACGCTGAACGTGGAATTGCCGGGCGGCGCCTCGCTCTACCGGGTCGGGGGAGACGAGTTCGTGGTGCTGCTCAACAGTGACGACGTTCCCCTGTTCGATGAGCAGCTGGACATTGCCCTGCTCGCCGCCCGGCAGGTGGTGGCCGGCTCGGTCGGAGTGAGTCTGGGGATGGCTCACAGCCACGAAGCGGCTGGCCCCGCCCTGGTCCAACTTGCCGACGCGCGCATGTACGCCCTCAAGGAACGCCGCCGGGCGCAGCGAGACACCCAGCATCAGGATGCAACAAAAACCCTGTGAGCTAAATCCCGAAGTGGTCGGTCTGGATCACACCCTGCTTACCGCGCTAAGAGACATGTCTGCTGCGAATCTGTCAGGTCAGAGCCGCCTTTCAGGCGAACGCCACTTCAAGGCATCAATTCCCAGCTTTTTGACAGCGCATTCAGCGCCGGATCTGGTCGCTCTCAATCAGGTTACAGATACGAAAGCACCAACGTTATCGCTTCGCCTGACGCCTCGTGGCTCAACGGTGTGGAACTGCGAGTGGACGGGGGCTCTTTACGCCGTTCGCCCTACTGTGCAGTTCTCCCTGGCACGCGCTCGGGTGAAGCACCCGTGGCCCAGCTCCTGAACTTCGGGCCGCATGCACCGCCTCAAGCTTGCCTGACCTCAAGCTGACTGCACTTGGTTCAACTGACGGAGTATGAGAAAAACGTTATTGCTCCTCGCGCTGCTGTCTGCTTCCGCTTCCGCCGCCAAGTTGCAGGTTTATCCCTATGACGGCGCTAATTTCATTGCCGGTCAGCGCTTCGACCTGCGCGTCGAGGCCGAGGACGTCACCAGCTTTAAGGACGCGGTCATCACTCTCGACGGCCAACCGGTCACCGGTCTGGTCAAGACGACCACCAAACCCACCAGCGTGGAATGGACGCTGCGCAATCAGAGCCTCGCGGCGGGCGAGCACGTCCTGAACGTGAAGTTCAGCGACGCCGGGGGAGAGGTGACGAGGTCGGTTCACTGGACCGCCCAGGCCAGTGCACCCAGCGGCCTGGCCGCGCTGTTTCAGAAACCGAAGGCCAAAAACGTGATCCTGTTCATCGCCGACGGCATGGGCTGGAACACCCTCAACGCGGCCAAAATGGTCGCTTACCCCTACAACCCGGCCAACGGGATGCCCACCGGCAAGCTCGCCATGGAAACGGGCCTGAGCAGCATGGCGACCATCACTACCAGCTCTTACGACAGCGCCCTGGCCGACAGCGCCAACACGGCGAGCTCCATCGCGACGGGGCAAAAGATTCAGGTCAACGCCTTGAATGTCTATGGCGACAACACGCCCGACACGCTCGACAACCCCCGCGCCGAAACCATCACGGCGATGCTCAAGCGCAGCATGGGCAAAAGCGTCGGCATCGTCTCCAGCGCGTTCGGGGTCGACGCCACGCCCGCCGCGTTCGCGGCCTACACCCGGCGCCGCGGCGACTATCAGGCCATCGCCGACCAGTACTTCAAGGGCGACGTGAAGCCCGACGTGCTGCTGATCGGCGGCAGCCGCGACTTTATCCCCAGCACCGCGCCCGGCAGCCGCCGCAAGGACAACACCGACTGGATCAGCGAGTCTCAGAAAATGGGTTACCAGTTCGTGTCCACCCGCACCGAGCTGAATGCGGCTACCGGCAACAAACTGTTCGGGCTGTTCAACATCGACAACATTCCCAGCTACCTTGACCGCGTGCAGTTTAAGGGCGCCGAAACCATCGGTGACTTCAAGGACATGCCGTACCTGTGGGACAGCACCCAGAAGGCCGTGCAGACCCTGGAAAAAAACCCCAACGGCTTTTTCCTGATGGTGGAAGCGGGCATGGTCGACAAGTACGAGCATCCGCTCGACTGGAACCGCGCCGTGTGGGACGTGCTGGAACTCGACAAGGCGGTGGCGTGGGCCAAGGACTACGCGAAGAGCCACCCCGATACGCTGATTCTGGTCACCGCCGACCACGCCCACTCCATGAGCGTTTACGGCGGCTACGACGCGACCAAGGGGCCCGGCAAGCGTGAAGCGGTGGGCGTGTACGAAAAGGCCGGCTTTCCCACCTACGGCGATAAGCGCGACGCAAACGGCTTCCCGCTGTCCGAAACCGCCCGCACCTACGCGGTGGGATTCGCGGCCACGCCCGACTACTGCGAAACTTATCTGGGCCGCCGGGTCTTTCTGGACCCCACCGTCAGCAACGGCAAAACGGGCGCTGAGGCCGCCTACGTGCCCAACCCCAAAATCTGTGATGAGGGCGCGGTGCAGCGCACCGGCAACCTTGACCCCGGCAGCAGCCAGGGGGTTCACACGGCTGACCCCCTTCCCCTGTTCGTCTTCGGGGCGGGCGCCGAGAACTTCAGCGGCGTGATGGACCAGACCGAGATTTTCTTCGGCATGGCCCGCGCCCTGGGGCTCGACGCCACCAAGAACAAATAACGGGAACAAACAAGCGGCGGGGCAGGCTGGGGCAAGATTCCAGCCTGCCCCTCTCCTACGCTGCGTCCGATTCCCTAAAACCCGGAAAGGCGCCGGATTGGAGTCTATCTCTGCTTCGCAGCTTTGCAAGTCCCGCAGCACGTCTCTTTTGCCTCTCGCTCCGCTCTGCTTCGCAGCTTTACAAGTCGGGTTTCATCGCCCAGTGTGAGCGACTTGGCCGCAACTAGAGCAGTTCTGCGAATTACGCGTGCGTCGGAAGAGCACCGCCACCCGCTCCATTCTCTGCTTCGCAGCTTTGCAAGTCCGTCCTGCTCAGTGTTTTGCACTCGCTCTGCTCGCCAAAAAGCTGTGCCATCTTTTTGTCAAATGCTCTGGTATCAGCTGACATTGCCCGTGCATCCCCACTTTAGGGTGGGGGCATGAATCGCCGGACCGTTCTCAAACTGCTGGGCGCCGCGCCGGGAGCGCTGTGGCTGGCCCCCTTTGGCCGCGCGGGCGCTCAGTCCGCCGCGGCCAGTCTCAACTTCAATGAGCTGTACGGCAAAGTCACGGTGCGCGGCGCCGAGTACAGCAGCAAAATCAAGGCACTCAACGGACGCAAAGTGACCATGTCGGGCTACATGGCGCCGCCCCTCAAGCCCAAGCTGGACTTTTTCGTGCTGACCCGGCAGCCGATGAGCACCTGCCCCTTTTGCACCACGGCGGCGGACTGGCCGGCGGACATCGTGCTCGTCATCATGCCGCCAGGGCAGGAACTCGAGCCGTCGGTGCGCGGCCTGAACGTGACGGGCCGGCTCGAGATCGGCGTCAAGCGCGACGACGAGACGGGCTTTGTCAGTCTGGTGCGGCTCTACGCCGAGCGGGTCCGGGACGCTTGAGCCGGCAGCTTTCAGGCCGAAACCTGTCCATTCAGCACGGCGCTGAGGTGAGGCTCACGTATCCCGATTTCAGCTGGCCCGCTGGAACGCATCTGGCGCTCACGGGGCCGAGCGGGACCGGAAAAACCTCGCTTCTGAATGCGGTGGCCGGGCTGCTGCGGCCCTCGACCGGGCAGCTCTGCTACGGCGAGCACGACCTGACGGCGCTCTCCGAGGCGGGCCGCGACGCTTTTCGCCGCCGTGAGGTGGGGTACGTCTTTCAGGACTTTCACCTGATGCCGGGCCTGAGCGCTCAGGAAAACGTGGAACTGGGCCTGCGGGTCGCTGGTGTGCGGAATGCGGGGGCCCTGGCCCAGACAGCGTTGCGCCGCCTCGACCTGGCGGGGCGCTTGCAGAGCAAGCCGTGGCAACTGTCGACCGGGGAACGGCAGCGGGTCGCTATCGCGCGGGCCGTGGCGCACCGTCCGGGCCTGCTGCTGGTCGATGAACCCACCGCGCATCTCGACCGCGAACGGGCCGCCGGAGCGATGTCGCTGCTGCGTGAGGTGGCGACGGAGTTGGGCGCGACCCTGGTGGTGGTCACCCATGACGAGGCGGTGGCGCTGAGTCTGCCGGAGCACTTCCGCATCCGGGGAGCGTCATGAGGCTGGCGTGGTGGACGGCCCTGAAAACCCTGCGTCACCGCCTGGGAGCGCTCATCATCACGGTGCTGGCGGTCGCCCTGGCAACGGCCACCGCACTCGTGGTCCCGCTGGTCTCGCGGCAAGTGGAGCGTGGGGCGCAGGACGCGGCGCAGGTGTTCGACCTGCTGGTCACGGCCAAGGGCAGCGGCACCCAGGCGGTGATGTCCAGCCTCTTTTATCTGGACGTCCCCATCGGAAACGTGCCGCACAGCGTCTACCAGAAACTGCTGAGCGCTCCCGGCACGCGCCGCGCCGTGCCCATCGCGCTCGGGGACAACTACGCCGGATTTCCGGTGGTGGGTACCTCTGCTCAGTTCTTCGATCAGCGCCTTAAACCTGCGGCGCCGCCTTATTTCCGGGTGGCCCAGGGGAACATCTTTGCCCGGGTGCATGACGCTGTGGTGGGCGCCGCAGCAGCGCGGCAGTCCGGACTCAAGGTGGGCTCGACTTTCAGGAGCGCGCACGGACTGGGCGGCGCGGACACGGAAGGCGGCGCAGCGCCTAGTACCCACGACGAGCCGTATACCGTGACCGGCATTCTCGCGCCGACGGGCGGCCCCGTAGACCGCGCCGTGCTGACGCCCATCGAAACCTTGTGGGAGGCTCACGGTGAGGCCGCCGCGTCAAAACGGGACGTGACCGCCGTGCTGTACTCCGCCGAAAACCTGGCCGGCATCTATACCACTGCTGGCCAGATCAACGCCGGGAAAGACGCCATGGCCGTATTTCCGGGGCAGGTGTTCGCGCAGGCCCGGCAGACGCTGATGCAGGGCCAAGCGGCCTACGCCGGGCTCTCGGTGCTGGTCCTGGCCATCGCCGCTCTGACCGTGACCCTGAGCGTGTACACCTCCGGTCTGGAGCGCAGGCGCACGGTGGCCCTGTTGCGGGCGTTGGGGGCGGGCCGAGGCACGGTCTTTGCCCTGGTGCTGCTCGAAACGGGCCTGACCGTGACCCTAGGTGCGCTGCTGGGCATCGGGCTCTCGCTGCTGGTCAGCCGTGTGGGGGGCAACGTTCTGGGTCAACGTCTGGGGTTCACGCTGGCGGCGCCGGAGCTCACCTGGCCCCTGGCGTCGCGGGCGCTGGGGCTGATTCCGCTCGGCATATTGGCGGCTTTGCCTCCAGCCTTGCAAGCCCTGCGGGTGAGCCCGCTGCGGCACCTGCACTGAGCGGGGCGTTCAGGTGGTGGCAGTTTCTGGCAGTGATGACCGCTGAGAGGGCATCCATGAGCCGCTGGAGCGTGCGGCTTCACCTCAGTTTGTGAATAGAGGCCGGCATGTCGACTTCATCCGGGGTTCTGGCACAAATGAGAACGTTGCCCACCAGTTGCGCCGAGTGACACTGGACAGAGTTTGTCGGTGCTGCACGGCATTTTTCAGTGGTGCCCGAAACTCGCCAAAGTCCAGTTAGACTGGGGCTAAGACGACACATGAGCGCCACCCTTTTGGCCTGTGTTCTCTTTTG comes from the Deinococcus radiodurans R1 = ATCC 13939 = DSM 20539 genome and includes:
- a CDS encoding sensor domain-containing diguanylate cyclase encodes the protein MTTAAPQPQDNYARLLALARYEILDTLPEDSFDRLVQLTRHILRTPAAYINFVDQSRQWTKACVGAERDSKPLSESMCAWTILQDAPLVVENARLDRRFSHMQLVTGEASLQMYAGVPLTTPSGHRIGTLCVTDNQCHPLGDEDIQALQDLAALVMTELELRAANQELQRDLQAASCQSEELRRTLAQAKTLEGVSALTDLQLPPEEMMLAAAALLSDAVASDLTSLLLFDGPVLRAQAAHTHSRLSPAQRRYLELAVAALPNLAAGFTWSVRDAAVPVYVNDYAAHPHAQAEMVAGGVTQVAWVPLGTRSGVTSGLMSVRLGDHPVARWRSGDCALLEAAGRTIRSALDRWLLTELASQQARQDVLTGALNRRAFEEDFPVRPAPFSLALLDLDGFKAINDREGHSQGDKVLRVFAETLNVELPGGASLYRVGGDEFVVLLNSDDVPLFDEQLDIALLAARQVVAGSVGVSLGMAHSHEAAGPALVQLADARMYALKERRRAQRDTQHQDATKTL
- a CDS encoding alkaline phosphatase, which translates into the protein MRKTLLLLALLSASASAAKLQVYPYDGANFIAGQRFDLRVEAEDVTSFKDAVITLDGQPVTGLVKTTTKPTSVEWTLRNQSLAAGEHVLNVKFSDAGGEVTRSVHWTAQASAPSGLAALFQKPKAKNVILFIADGMGWNTLNAAKMVAYPYNPANGMPTGKLAMETGLSSMATITTSSYDSALADSANTASSIATGQKIQVNALNVYGDNTPDTLDNPRAETITAMLKRSMGKSVGIVSSAFGVDATPAAFAAYTRRRGDYQAIADQYFKGDVKPDVLLIGGSRDFIPSTAPGSRRKDNTDWISESQKMGYQFVSTRTELNAATGNKLFGLFNIDNIPSYLDRVQFKGAETIGDFKDMPYLWDSTQKAVQTLEKNPNGFFLMVEAGMVDKYEHPLDWNRAVWDVLELDKAVAWAKDYAKSHPDTLILVTADHAHSMSVYGGYDATKGPGKREAVGVYEKAGFPTYGDKRDANGFPLSETARTYAVGFAATPDYCETYLGRRVFLDPTVSNGKTGAEAAYVPNPKICDEGAVQRTGNLDPGSSQGVHTADPLPLFVFGAGAENFSGVMDQTEIFFGMARALGLDATKNK
- a CDS encoding ABC transporter ATP-binding protein, with the translated sequence MRLTYPDFSWPAGTHLALTGPSGTGKTSLLNAVAGLLRPSTGQLCYGEHDLTALSEAGRDAFRRREVGYVFQDFHLMPGLSAQENVELGLRVAGVRNAGALAQTALRRLDLAGRLQSKPWQLSTGERQRVAIARAVAHRPGLLLVDEPTAHLDRERAAGAMSLLREVATELGATLVVVTHDEAVALSLPEHFRIRGAS
- a CDS encoding ABC transporter permease, yielding MRLAWWTALKTLRHRLGALIITVLAVALATATALVVPLVSRQVERGAQDAAQVFDLLVTAKGSGTQAVMSSLFYLDVPIGNVPHSVYQKLLSAPGTRRAVPIALGDNYAGFPVVGTSAQFFDQRLKPAAPPYFRVAQGNIFARVHDAVVGAAAARQSGLKVGSTFRSAHGLGGADTEGGAAPSTHDEPYTVTGILAPTGGPVDRAVLTPIETLWEAHGEAAASKRDVTAVLYSAENLAGIYTTAGQINAGKDAMAVFPGQVFAQARQTLMQGQAAYAGLSVLVLAIAALTVTLSVYTSGLERRRTVALLRALGAGRGTVFALVLLETGLTVTLGALLGIGLSLLVSRVGGNVLGQRLGFTLAAPELTWPLASRALGLIPLGILAALPPALQALRVSPLRHLH